A section of the Dehalobacter sp. DCM genome encodes:
- a CDS encoding TlyA family RNA methyltransferase, translating to MAKNKIRLDLLLVEKGLVESREKAKSLIMAGKVYKENICLDKPGTMVQSDTDLILKGEVHPFVSRGGLKLAKAITVFDLDLKDKVIADIGASTGGFTDCALQNGAAKVYAIDVGYGQLAWKLRQDNRVVCLERTNARYLSENTLGEKVDWVVCDVSFISLTKIFAAMTVILKEHGQALVLIKPQFEAGPENVGKNGVVRDPKIHRDVLEKVLSEAEHQGFQVIGLDFSPIRGPEGNIEFLAWLRKNSDGNSTQGREDQNTGLDDMSEKNERDWPSQLSELVERAQMRTE from the coding sequence GTGGCCAAAAATAAGATACGGCTGGATCTGCTGCTGGTTGAAAAAGGGCTGGTTGAAAGCAGAGAAAAAGCAAAATCACTGATTATGGCAGGAAAGGTCTATAAGGAAAACATTTGCCTGGATAAACCGGGGACGATGGTGCAGTCGGATACGGACCTCATTCTCAAGGGAGAGGTTCACCCCTTTGTATCCCGCGGCGGCTTAAAATTGGCCAAAGCGATCACGGTATTCGATTTAGACTTAAAGGATAAAGTCATTGCTGACATTGGGGCTTCAACCGGAGGATTTACGGATTGTGCACTGCAGAACGGCGCCGCCAAGGTGTATGCCATTGATGTCGGATACGGCCAGCTAGCCTGGAAGCTGCGGCAAGATAATCGCGTTGTTTGTCTGGAAAGAACCAATGCGCGGTATTTGAGTGAAAATACGCTTGGGGAAAAGGTGGATTGGGTCGTCTGTGATGTTTCTTTTATTTCTTTGACTAAAATTTTTGCGGCAATGACAGTGATCCTGAAGGAACACGGGCAGGCCTTGGTTCTGATAAAACCTCAGTTTGAAGCCGGACCGGAGAATGTTGGGAAGAACGGTGTGGTAAGAGATCCCAAAATACACCGGGACGTGCTGGAAAAGGTTCTGTCAGAGGCTGAACATCAAGGTTTTCAAGTCATCGGGCTTGATTTTTCTCCCATCCGCGGTCCGGAGGGCAACATTGAATTTTTAGCCTGGCTTAGAAAAAATAGTGACGGGAATTCCACTCAGGGCAGAGAAGATCAGAACACAGGGTTAGACGACATGAGTGAAAAGAATGAACGCGATTGGCCATCACAGCTCAGTGAATTGGTCGAGCGGGCTCAGATGAGAACGGAGTGA
- the xseB gene encoding exodeoxyribonuclease VII small subunit, translated as MKKSEAKQNTIKFEAGIERLEQIVSALDRNNVELDQALALFAEGIQLIKQCNALLDSAEAKVKVLVEDSSGELIVTENT; from the coding sequence ATGAAAAAAAGTGAGGCCAAACAAAACACGATAAAATTTGAAGCGGGTATCGAACGTCTGGAACAGATCGTCAGCGCGCTGGATCGCAACAATGTCGAGCTCGATCAAGCCTTGGCACTGTTTGCTGAGGGAATCCAACTGATCAAGCAATGCAATGCTCTTTTGGATTCTGCCGAAGCGAAAGTCAAAGTGTTGGTGGAAGATAGCAGCGGCGAATTGATTGTTACTGAAAATACCTAG
- the dxs gene encoding 1-deoxy-D-xylulose-5-phosphate synthase, with protein MRLLDIVESPTDLKKMNISDLTILAEDIRQEMIDIVSVNGGHLASNLGVVELTLALHRVFDCPADKIIWDVGHQSYVHKLLTGRKEEFKTIRQFHGLAGFPKRSESECDCFDTGHASTSISAALGFAKARDIKKENYHVIAVIGDGAMSGGMAYEALNQAGNSDSNLIIVLNDNEMFISENVGAMSSYLNKIRTAPTYDKKKKDLQNFLKNIPGIGDSVAKAAGKAKDGLKYFLVPGMVFEELGLTYLGPINGHDISALEMVFNQAKQKKGPVIIHVKTCKGQGYEPAKQYPDIFHGVGPFAKETGEVLKKEAPPTYTKIFGETICELAQTDERIVAVTAAMGSGTGLNEFGSRFPERFFDVGIAEPHAVTFAAALALAGLKPVVSMYSTFYQRAYDQVLHDVCLQNAKVVFAVDRAGIVGEDGPTHHGIFDISFFRAIPNLTLMAPKDENELKQMIYTAFTFDNPVAVRYPRSAGVGVAMDTTYEILPKGKAELLREGSDVTLIGFGPVVNICLKAAESLESQGIQAGVVNLRFINPIDRDLIVSQSQLTGRIVTVEDHILAGGMGSAVMEVLDSEGIEGIIVERIGYASYIEHGALSELYEEYGITAEGIENAAKKIRDRHVPTRK; from the coding sequence TTGCGGCTTTTAGACATAGTAGAGTCTCCCACAGACCTGAAGAAAATGAATATAAGTGACCTGACAATACTTGCAGAAGATATCCGTCAGGAAATGATAGATATAGTTTCCGTCAATGGTGGTCATCTGGCGTCCAACCTCGGTGTTGTCGAACTCACTTTGGCTTTGCATCGCGTATTTGACTGCCCAGCCGATAAAATTATCTGGGATGTCGGGCATCAATCCTACGTCCATAAATTGTTGACCGGCAGAAAAGAAGAGTTCAAAACCATACGCCAGTTTCATGGTTTAGCCGGTTTCCCCAAAAGGAGCGAAAGTGAGTGCGATTGTTTTGATACCGGGCATGCCAGTACGTCGATCTCAGCAGCTTTGGGCTTTGCCAAAGCCAGGGATATTAAGAAGGAAAACTATCATGTCATCGCGGTAATCGGCGATGGTGCAATGAGCGGCGGAATGGCTTATGAAGCACTCAATCAGGCCGGTAACAGCGACAGCAACCTGATTATCGTTCTCAACGATAATGAAATGTTTATCTCAGAGAATGTGGGCGCGATGTCTTCCTATTTGAATAAAATACGGACAGCACCAACGTATGATAAAAAGAAAAAAGATCTCCAGAACTTCTTGAAAAATATTCCGGGAATAGGTGATTCTGTAGCAAAAGCGGCAGGAAAGGCGAAAGATGGATTGAAATACTTCCTCGTTCCCGGTATGGTTTTTGAAGAGCTGGGACTGACTTACTTAGGTCCAATCAACGGACATGACATTTCTGCGTTGGAAATGGTATTTAACCAGGCCAAACAAAAGAAAGGGCCGGTAATCATTCATGTGAAAACCTGTAAAGGTCAGGGTTATGAACCGGCAAAACAATATCCGGATATTTTCCACGGTGTTGGGCCCTTTGCCAAAGAAACGGGGGAAGTGCTCAAAAAGGAGGCGCCGCCGACCTATACAAAGATTTTCGGTGAAACGATCTGTGAATTGGCTCAGACTGATGAACGTATTGTGGCAGTAACGGCAGCAATGGGTTCAGGAACAGGACTGAACGAGTTTGGCAGTCGATTTCCGGAACGATTTTTTGATGTGGGCATTGCCGAACCACATGCCGTGACGTTTGCTGCCGCTTTAGCTTTAGCCGGGCTTAAACCGGTTGTATCGATGTATTCCACATTTTATCAGCGCGCTTATGATCAGGTCCTGCACGATGTGTGCCTGCAGAATGCCAAAGTTGTTTTTGCGGTAGACAGGGCAGGGATCGTCGGTGAGGACGGGCCCACCCATCACGGTATTTTTGATATTTCTTTTTTCAGGGCGATACCCAACTTGACGCTGATGGCGCCTAAAGACGAAAATGAATTGAAACAGATGATTTACACGGCATTCACCTTCGATAACCCGGTTGCCGTTCGTTATCCGCGGTCAGCCGGTGTTGGCGTGGCGATGGATACGACGTATGAAATCCTGCCCAAAGGTAAAGCAGAGCTCTTGCGGGAAGGCAGTGATGTGACGCTCATCGGCTTTGGGCCTGTTGTTAATATCTGTCTCAAAGCAGCAGAAAGTTTGGAGTCACAGGGGATCCAGGCAGGTGTCGTTAATCTGCGTTTTATTAATCCGATTGACAGAGATCTGATTGTTTCGCAGTCTCAGCTCACAGGCAGAATCGTCACAGTGGAAGATCATATTTTGGCCGGCGGCATGGGAAGTGCGGTAATGGAAGTATTGGATTCTGAAGGGATCGAAGGAATTATTGTCGAACGGATTGGGTACGCAAGTTATATCGAGCATGGCGCACTATCCGAACTATATGAAGAATACGGCATAACCGCGGAAGGAATCGAAAACGCAGCTAAGAAAATTCGTGATCGCCACGTCCCGACAAGAAAATGA
- a CDS encoding divergent PAP2 family protein, with product MSVLSALWSNQILWTSLLAWILAQIAKIVINFFLEKKWDFDLLTSSGGFPSSHTAIVCALAIGIGQAEGWNSSLFAIAVALAVIVMYDAAGVRRATGNHARIINHLVEWMRQHPTDFLGYNIQEERFKELIGHTPFEVFGGAILGCAIGLIF from the coding sequence ATGAGCGTATTATCTGCACTGTGGAGCAACCAAATTTTATGGACGTCCCTCTTAGCTTGGATTTTAGCCCAAATTGCTAAGATCGTCATCAACTTCTTTTTAGAAAAGAAGTGGGATTTTGATTTGCTGACGAGCTCCGGTGGTTTTCCCAGTTCCCACACAGCAATTGTCTGTGCACTGGCTATAGGCATAGGCCAAGCTGAAGGGTGGAATTCGTCGTTATTTGCTATCGCTGTCGCCCTGGCCGTCATTGTTATGTACGATGCCGCCGGTGTAAGACGCGCTACGGGGAACCATGCCAGGATCATCAATCACCTTGTGGAATGGATGCGGCAGCACCCGACTGACTTTTTGGGTTATAATATTCAGGAAGAAAGATTTAAGGAACTCATTGGACATACTCCCTTTGAAGTCTTTGGCGGTGCGATCCTGGGATGTGCTATCGGACTTATCTTCTAG
- a CDS encoding class I SAM-dependent methyltransferase produces MSGKSSGTVGMNDKGIENTQTLLKSYLQNRIKAGDIVVDATAGRGKDTLFLAECVGPLGKVYAFDIQEDAIASTRELLTEYQLMDRVALFLESHSEIDKIVPTGIKAVIFNLGYLPGSNQQVTTHPETTIQAIEAGVRLLTEKGLIVLTVYRGHDQGAAESASLNTYLAGLPKKDFSVLQGIYLNQGDASPYWLIIQKNRG; encoded by the coding sequence TTGTCCGGGAAAAGCTCAGGGACCGTTGGCATGAATGACAAGGGAATTGAAAATACACAGACACTATTAAAATCGTACTTACAAAATAGAATCAAAGCAGGGGATATTGTCGTTGATGCGACAGCCGGTCGGGGGAAGGATACATTATTCCTGGCCGAGTGCGTCGGACCGCTGGGAAAGGTATATGCTTTTGATATTCAGGAAGACGCGATTGCTTCTACCCGGGAACTCTTAACGGAATACCAGCTGATGGACAGAGTAGCCTTATTCTTAGAAAGTCATTCTGAGATAGACAAAATCGTTCCTACAGGGATAAAAGCGGTCATCTTTAATCTGGGCTATTTACCTGGCAGCAATCAGCAGGTTACGACACATCCGGAGACTACCATTCAAGCAATTGAGGCCGGGGTAAGATTGTTAACTGAAAAAGGACTGATTGTTCTTACGGTATACCGCGGGCATGATCAGGGTGCAGCGGAATCAGCCAGTTTGAATACGTATTTGGCCGGACTTCCCAAGAAGGATTTCAGCGTTCTGCAGGGAATTTATCTTAACCAAGGCGACGCATCGCCTTACTGGCTGATCATTCAGAAAAACAGGGGGTAG
- a CDS encoding NAD(+)/NADH kinase — translation MANRVGIWANQSRINTNSLIPQLINWFTGQGWETVPQWDEKLDENVDFILSLGGDGTVLGAAREASRFHIPVLGVNFGKLGFLCEIERGEIYTALKKVLRQEYAIEERLMLNVSYIKDGEKFQEITLNDVVFIRDNEDALVTLQVKLSGEPIASPPSDGLIIATPTGSTAYSLSAGGPVVSPDVQAVLITPLAAHALSSRPMVVSYKEKIDVILTKGNHARVTSDGKFIVLMNQGDHIQIETAPIRARFIRLGERSFPKVVREKLRDRWHE, via the coding sequence ATGGCGAATCGAGTTGGAATATGGGCAAATCAATCCAGGATCAATACCAACAGCCTGATCCCTCAGCTTATTAATTGGTTCACAGGCCAAGGATGGGAAACGGTACCGCAATGGGACGAAAAACTGGATGAAAATGTCGACTTTATATTATCTCTTGGCGGCGACGGTACTGTACTCGGAGCGGCTCGGGAGGCTTCCCGTTTTCATATTCCGGTGTTAGGCGTCAATTTCGGGAAGCTCGGATTCCTTTGCGAAATTGAACGCGGAGAAATATATACCGCCTTAAAAAAGGTTCTGCGGCAGGAATACGCCATCGAAGAGCGGCTGATGTTAAATGTCTCGTACATTAAAGACGGTGAAAAATTTCAGGAAATCACCTTGAATGATGTTGTCTTTATTCGGGATAACGAGGATGCGCTTGTTACCCTTCAAGTAAAACTATCCGGAGAACCGATTGCCAGCCCGCCTTCAGACGGACTAATTATTGCGACACCAACGGGCTCTACTGCCTACTCGTTATCTGCCGGAGGACCAGTGGTCAGTCCGGATGTGCAGGCTGTACTGATAACACCATTAGCTGCGCATGCCCTGTCATCGCGGCCGATGGTTGTATCCTATAAAGAAAAAATCGATGTTATCTTGACCAAAGGCAATCATGCCAGGGTGACTTCGGATGGGAAATTCATCGTTCTTATGAACCAGGGCGATCACATCCAAATCGAGACGGCACCCATCAGAGCACGGTTTATTCGATTAGGGGAAAGGAGCTTCCCTAAAGTTGTCCGGGAAAAGCTCAGGGACCGTTGGCATGAATGA
- a CDS encoding polyprenyl synthetase family protein: protein MFQKQYNDYLDKIEGYLDALPLDSSLLAKSMKYSVVGGGKRIRPVLALACADLVGGCSEKIVGEASALELIHTYSLIHDDLPSMDNDDYRRGKLSNHKMFGEAAAILAGDALLTYAFELIAKPVKGDEGKKLRVVLETAQAAGWQGMVAGQSLDTLGSLDNTTLSDIEHVHNLKTGALLKASARLGAILGGGSEQEISVLSSYALELGLAFQIKDDILDVVGESADLGKSAGKDEKSGKPTYTTLLGLDGARVKLEESIAKAKDHLQYFGAKADFLRSLADYTAQRKN from the coding sequence ATGTTTCAAAAACAATACAATGATTACTTAGATAAAATTGAAGGGTATTTGGATGCGCTTCCTCTCGATAGCTCTCTCTTGGCCAAAAGTATGAAATATTCGGTGGTCGGCGGCGGCAAGCGGATACGTCCTGTGCTTGCCTTAGCCTGTGCTGACCTTGTCGGCGGCTGTTCTGAAAAAATTGTTGGAGAAGCTTCCGCTCTGGAATTGATCCATACGTATTCGCTAATTCACGATGATTTACCGTCGATGGACAATGACGACTATCGGAGAGGTAAACTTTCCAATCATAAAATGTTCGGTGAGGCCGCTGCCATATTGGCTGGCGATGCGTTGCTGACCTATGCTTTTGAATTAATAGCCAAGCCGGTAAAAGGAGATGAAGGCAAAAAGCTGAGGGTCGTATTGGAAACCGCGCAGGCGGCAGGCTGGCAGGGAATGGTCGCAGGACAAAGTCTGGACACCCTGGGGAGTTTAGACAACACGACGCTTTCCGATATTGAACATGTTCATAACCTGAAGACAGGAGCACTGCTCAAAGCATCCGCTCGCCTTGGTGCAATTCTAGGCGGAGGATCGGAACAAGAGATCTCGGTCTTATCGTCGTATGCGCTTGAGCTGGGATTAGCATTTCAAATTAAAGACGATATTTTGGACGTTGTCGGGGAAAGTGCCGATTTAGGGAAGTCGGCAGGTAAGGATGAAAAGTCAGGGAAGCCGACGTACACGACGTTATTGGGTTTAGATGGAGCGCGTGTTAAGCTGGAGGAGTCCATTGCCAAGGCGAAAGACCATTTGCAGTACTTTGGAGCAAAGGCCGATTTTTTACGATCATTGGCTGATTATACCGCCCAGAGAAAGAACTGA
- the argR gene encoding arginine repressor encodes MKTRRQKKIQELITSEVIKTQEELAQRLLEEGYNVTQATVSRDIKEMGLFKIAASGDEYRYAIRTETQPVGFKDRLNRMFKEVVVSLDSSENIIVIKTIPGNAQAMALLLDNIGWKEVIGTVAGDDTIFLLVKPKEMTQTVYQRLSELI; translated from the coding sequence GTGAAAACGCGCCGCCAGAAAAAAATTCAGGAACTCATCACGAGTGAAGTGATCAAAACCCAGGAAGAGCTGGCCCAGCGTCTGCTGGAAGAAGGATATAATGTCACGCAAGCCACCGTATCCAGGGATATTAAAGAAATGGGTCTGTTTAAGATAGCCGCTTCCGGTGACGAGTATCGCTATGCCATACGGACCGAAACACAGCCGGTCGGGTTCAAGGACAGGCTGAATCGGATGTTCAAAGAAGTTGTCGTTTCCTTGGATAGCAGTGAGAATATCATTGTGATAAAAACGATTCCCGGCAATGCGCAGGCGATGGCACTGCTTCTGGACAATATTGGCTGGAAGGAAGTCATCGGGACCGTTGCCGGTGATGATACCATTTTCCTTTTAGTTAAGCCCAAAGAAATGACCCAAACCGTTTACCAGCGGCTGTCGGAATTGATATAG